One Pyxicephalus adspersus chromosome 3, UCB_Pads_2.0, whole genome shotgun sequence genomic window carries:
- the VLDLR gene encoding very low-density lipoprotein receptor isoform X2 — MNRSCLGAGLQLVLVLACCVLRELSWVHGTRTLCEERQFQCGSGRCITELWRCDGDEDCSDGSDESSCIKKTCKESDFVCNTGHCIPARWLCDGDPDCEDASDETSELCHLRTCRETEVSCGSRSTQCIPRYWLCDGERDCESGEDEENCRNVTCSPDEFTCSNGRCISNKFHCNGHRDCSDGSDEVNCTPPTCGAHEFQCKNSSCIPLSWVCDDDADCADHSDESLEQCGRQPILPQKCTPSEIPCGSGECIHKKWRCDGDADCKDKSDEMNCPSRTCQPDQFKCEDGNCIHGTRQCDGVRDCLDGTDEIRCKNVIQCSGSGKFKCRSGECIDANKVCNNQKDCKDGSDEPAKDCGVDECLVNNGGCSHRCLNLPIGYECECPAGFELIDRKTCGDIDECQNPGICSQICVNLKGGYKCECSKGYQMDQSTGVCKAVGREPCLIFTNRRDIRRVGLERKEYIQLVEQLRNTVALDADIEGQNLFWADTNQKAIYRASMDIRDRIGHHMKVVEGLHTPAAIAVDWIYKNIYWADVGLKTISVSNFSGSKKRVLFGTDLKDPSSIAVDPISGFIYWSDWGEDAKIEKAGMNGIDRQPLVTTDIQRPSGIVLDLVKGRLYWLDLKLHQLCSVDLNGQDRRIILKSPEFLAYPLALTIFEDRVYWIDGENEAIYGANKFTGEEIETLVNNLNDAQDIIVYHGIIQPTGKNWCNERLENGGCEYLCLPAPQISDRSPKYTCACPAGSELYDGRNCRKGLHPDKALPGEGNGNNSLSEANTTAKGSSAAWAILPLLLLVMVATGAYLMWRNWQRKNMKSMNFDNPVYLKTTEEDLTIDIGRHSASVGHTYPAISVVNTEDDLS; from the exons GAACAAGAACACTGTGTGAAGAGCGCCAATTCCAGTGTGGTAGTGGACGTTGTATTACTGAATTATGGCGCTGTGATGGGGATGAAGACTGTAGTGATGGATCAGATGAAAGCTCATGCA taaagaaaacctgtaaagAATCAGACTTTGTTTGCAACACTGGCCATTGTATTCCAGCACGATGGCTGTGTGATGGAGACCCAGACTGTGAAGATGCATCTGATGAGACATCAGAGTTGTGCC ACCTTAGGACCTGCAGGGAGACAGAGGTGAGCTGTGGGTCCCGTTCTACACAATGCATCCCCCGGTATTGGCTGTGTGATGGTGAACGTGACTGTGAAAGTGGAGAGGATGAAGAGAACTGCC GGAATGTGACCTGTAGTCCAGACGAGTTCACTTGCTCCAATGGTCGCTGTATTTCCAATAAATTTCACTGTAATGGTCACAGAGACTGTAGTGATGGGAGTGATGAAGTAAACTGCACTCCGCCGACATGTGGGGCTCACGAGTTTCAGTGCAAGAACTCTTCCTGTATACCCCTGAGCTGGGTATGTGATGATGATGCAGATTGTGCTGACCATTCAGATGAATCTCTAGAACAGTGTGGCCGCCAACCAATCCTTCCACAGAAGTGTACCCCCAGTGAGATTCCTTGTGGCTCTGGAGAGTGCATTCACAAGAAATGGCGCTGTGATGGAGATGCAGACTGCAAGGATAAGAGTGATGAAATGAACTGCC CATCTCGTACATGCCAGCCTGACCAATTCAAATGTGAAGATGGAAACTGCATACATGGCACTCGACAATGTGACGGTGTAAGAGACTGTCTTGATGGCACTGATGAAATCCGCTGTAAAAATG TCATTCAGTGTTCAGGTTCTGGTAAATTCAAGTGCAGATCTGGCGAGTGCATCGATGCAAATAAGGTTTGCAACAACCAGAAAGATTGCAAAGATGGCAGTGATGAACCTGCAAAAGACTGTG GTGTAGATGAATGTTTGGTTAATAATGGTGGCTGCTCTCATCGCTGTCTGAACTTGCCAATCGGTTATGAGTGTGAGTGCCCAGCTGGATTTGAACTGATCGACCGAAAAACATGTGGtg ATATTGATGAATGTCAAAATCCAGGGATTTGCAGTCAAATATGTGTCAATCTGAAGGGAGGCTACAAGTGTGAGTGCAGCAAAGGGTATCAGATGGACCAATCCACAGGAGTGTGCAAGGCAGTAG GTAGGGAACCATGTCTCATATTCACAAACCGCAGGGATATCCGTAGAGTTGGACTTGAACGAAAGGAATATATTCAGTTGGTGGAGCAATTACGAAATACTGTTGCCCTGGATGCAGATATTGAAGGACAGAACTTGTTCTGGGCTGACACAAATCAAAAGGCAATATATAG AGCTTCAATGGATATTCGTGACCGAATAGGACACCATATGAAGGTTGTAGAAGGCCTGCACACTCCTGCAGCCATTGCTGTTGACTGGATCTACAAGAACATTTATTGGGCAGATGTTGGTTTGAAGACCATCTCTGTGTCCAATTTCAGTGGCTCCAAGAAAAGAGTCCTATTTGGCACAGACTTAAAGGATCCATCATCCATAGCTGTTGATCCAATATCTGG ATTTATCTACTGGTCAGACTGGGGAGAGGATGCCAAAATTGAGAAGGCAGGAATGAATGGCATAGACAGACAGCCACTGGTTACAACAGATATCCAGCGTCCGAGCGGCATTGTTTTGG atttGGTAAAGGGCCGTCTCTATTGGCTTGACCTGAAGCTGCACCAACTCTGTAGTGTTGATCTTAATGGTCAGGACCGCCGGATCATATTAAAATCGCCTGAATTCTTGGCATATCCTCTTGCCCTTACAATTTTTGAG GATCGTGTTTACTGGATTGATGGTGAAAATGAAGCCATCTATGGTGCAAACAAGTTTACTGGAGAAGAGATTGAAACCTTGGTCAATAACTTAAATGATGCTCAAGACATTATAGTTTACCATGGGATCATACAACCTACAG GAAAGAACTGGTGTAATGAGAGACTAGAAAATGGAGGCTGTGAGTATCTGTGTTTACCTGCTCCACAAATAAGTGATCGCTCTCCCAAATATACTTGCGCATGTCCTGCTGGTTCAGAGCTTTATGATGGCCGAAACTGCAGAAAag GTTTACATCCTGATAAAGCACTTCCAGGGG aaggTAACGGTAATAATTCACTAAGTGAAGCAAATACTACTGCCAAAGGCTCTTCTGCAGCTTGGGCTATTCTTCCACTCC tattaCTGGTGATGGTTGCCACAGGAGCTTATTTAATGTGGCGGAACTGgcaaaggaaaaacatgaaaagcatGAATTTTGATAATCCAGTCTACTTGAAAACCACAGAAGAGGACCTCACAATAGATATTGGAAGACACAGTGCCAGTGTGGGACATACATACCCAGCA ATATCTGTTGTAAATACAGAAGATGATCTGTCATGA
- the VLDLR gene encoding very low-density lipoprotein receptor isoform X3, with the protein MNRSCLGAGLQLVLVLACCVLRELSWVHGTRTLCEERQFQCGSGRCITELWRCDGDEDCSDGSDESSCIKKTCKESDFVCNTGHCIPARWLCDGDPDCEDASDETSELCHLRTCRETEVSCGSRSTQCIPRYWLCDGERDCESGEDEENCRNVTCSPDEFTCSNGRCISNKFHCNGHRDCSDGSDEVNCTPPTCGAHEFQCKNSSCIPLSWVCDDDADCADHSDESLEQCGRQPILPQKCTPSEIPCGSGECIHKKWRCDGDADCKDKSDEMNCPSRTCQPDQFKCEDGNCIHGTRQCDGVRDCLDGTDEIRCKNVIQCSGSGKFKCRSGECIDANKVCNNQKDCKDGSDEPAKDCGVDECLVNNGGCSHRCLNLPIGYECECPAGFELIDRKTCGDIDECQNPGICSQICVNLKGGYKCECSKGYQMDQSTGVCKAVGREPCLIFTNRRDIRRVGLERKEYIQLVEQLRNTVALDADIEGQNLFWADTNQKAIYRASMDIRDRIGHHMKVVEGLHTPAAIAVDWIYKNIYWADVGLKTISVSNFSGSKKRVLFGTDLKDPSSIAVDPISGFIYWSDWGEDAKIEKAGMNGIDRQPLVTTDIQRPSGIVLDLVKGRLYWLDLKLHQLCSVDLNGQDRRIILKSPEFLAYPLALTIFEDRVYWIDGENEAIYGANKFTGEEIETLVNNLNDAQDIIVYHGIIQPTGKNWCNERLENGGCEYLCLPAPQISDRSPKYTCACPAGSELYDGRNCRKEGNGNNSLSEANTTAKGSSAAWAILPLLLLVMVATGAYLMWRNWQRKNMKSMNFDNPVYLKTTEEDLTIDIGRHSASVGHTYPAISVVNTEDDLS; encoded by the exons GAACAAGAACACTGTGTGAAGAGCGCCAATTCCAGTGTGGTAGTGGACGTTGTATTACTGAATTATGGCGCTGTGATGGGGATGAAGACTGTAGTGATGGATCAGATGAAAGCTCATGCA taaagaaaacctgtaaagAATCAGACTTTGTTTGCAACACTGGCCATTGTATTCCAGCACGATGGCTGTGTGATGGAGACCCAGACTGTGAAGATGCATCTGATGAGACATCAGAGTTGTGCC ACCTTAGGACCTGCAGGGAGACAGAGGTGAGCTGTGGGTCCCGTTCTACACAATGCATCCCCCGGTATTGGCTGTGTGATGGTGAACGTGACTGTGAAAGTGGAGAGGATGAAGAGAACTGCC GGAATGTGACCTGTAGTCCAGACGAGTTCACTTGCTCCAATGGTCGCTGTATTTCCAATAAATTTCACTGTAATGGTCACAGAGACTGTAGTGATGGGAGTGATGAAGTAAACTGCACTCCGCCGACATGTGGGGCTCACGAGTTTCAGTGCAAGAACTCTTCCTGTATACCCCTGAGCTGGGTATGTGATGATGATGCAGATTGTGCTGACCATTCAGATGAATCTCTAGAACAGTGTGGCCGCCAACCAATCCTTCCACAGAAGTGTACCCCCAGTGAGATTCCTTGTGGCTCTGGAGAGTGCATTCACAAGAAATGGCGCTGTGATGGAGATGCAGACTGCAAGGATAAGAGTGATGAAATGAACTGCC CATCTCGTACATGCCAGCCTGACCAATTCAAATGTGAAGATGGAAACTGCATACATGGCACTCGACAATGTGACGGTGTAAGAGACTGTCTTGATGGCACTGATGAAATCCGCTGTAAAAATG TCATTCAGTGTTCAGGTTCTGGTAAATTCAAGTGCAGATCTGGCGAGTGCATCGATGCAAATAAGGTTTGCAACAACCAGAAAGATTGCAAAGATGGCAGTGATGAACCTGCAAAAGACTGTG GTGTAGATGAATGTTTGGTTAATAATGGTGGCTGCTCTCATCGCTGTCTGAACTTGCCAATCGGTTATGAGTGTGAGTGCCCAGCTGGATTTGAACTGATCGACCGAAAAACATGTGGtg ATATTGATGAATGTCAAAATCCAGGGATTTGCAGTCAAATATGTGTCAATCTGAAGGGAGGCTACAAGTGTGAGTGCAGCAAAGGGTATCAGATGGACCAATCCACAGGAGTGTGCAAGGCAGTAG GTAGGGAACCATGTCTCATATTCACAAACCGCAGGGATATCCGTAGAGTTGGACTTGAACGAAAGGAATATATTCAGTTGGTGGAGCAATTACGAAATACTGTTGCCCTGGATGCAGATATTGAAGGACAGAACTTGTTCTGGGCTGACACAAATCAAAAGGCAATATATAG AGCTTCAATGGATATTCGTGACCGAATAGGACACCATATGAAGGTTGTAGAAGGCCTGCACACTCCTGCAGCCATTGCTGTTGACTGGATCTACAAGAACATTTATTGGGCAGATGTTGGTTTGAAGACCATCTCTGTGTCCAATTTCAGTGGCTCCAAGAAAAGAGTCCTATTTGGCACAGACTTAAAGGATCCATCATCCATAGCTGTTGATCCAATATCTGG ATTTATCTACTGGTCAGACTGGGGAGAGGATGCCAAAATTGAGAAGGCAGGAATGAATGGCATAGACAGACAGCCACTGGTTACAACAGATATCCAGCGTCCGAGCGGCATTGTTTTGG atttGGTAAAGGGCCGTCTCTATTGGCTTGACCTGAAGCTGCACCAACTCTGTAGTGTTGATCTTAATGGTCAGGACCGCCGGATCATATTAAAATCGCCTGAATTCTTGGCATATCCTCTTGCCCTTACAATTTTTGAG GATCGTGTTTACTGGATTGATGGTGAAAATGAAGCCATCTATGGTGCAAACAAGTTTACTGGAGAAGAGATTGAAACCTTGGTCAATAACTTAAATGATGCTCAAGACATTATAGTTTACCATGGGATCATACAACCTACAG GAAAGAACTGGTGTAATGAGAGACTAGAAAATGGAGGCTGTGAGTATCTGTGTTTACCTGCTCCACAAATAAGTGATCGCTCTCCCAAATATACTTGCGCATGTCCTGCTGGTTCAGAGCTTTATGATGGCCGAAACTGCAGAAAag aaggTAACGGTAATAATTCACTAAGTGAAGCAAATACTACTGCCAAAGGCTCTTCTGCAGCTTGGGCTATTCTTCCACTCC tattaCTGGTGATGGTTGCCACAGGAGCTTATTTAATGTGGCGGAACTGgcaaaggaaaaacatgaaaagcatGAATTTTGATAATCCAGTCTACTTGAAAACCACAGAAGAGGACCTCACAATAGATATTGGAAGACACAGTGCCAGTGTGGGACATACATACCCAGCA ATATCTGTTGTAAATACAGAAGATGATCTGTCATGA
- the VLDLR gene encoding very low-density lipoprotein receptor isoform X1 yields the protein MNRSCLGAGLQLVLVLACCVLRELSWVHGTRTLCEERQFQCGSGRCITELWRCDGDEDCSDGSDESSCIKKTCKESDFVCNTGHCIPARWLCDGDPDCEDASDETSELCHLRTCRETEVSCGSRSTQCIPRYWLCDGERDCESGEDEENCRNVTCSPDEFTCSNGRCISNKFHCNGHRDCSDGSDEVNCTPPTCGAHEFQCKNSSCIPLSWVCDDDADCADHSDESLEQCGRQPILPQKCTPSEIPCGSGECIHKKWRCDGDADCKDKSDEMNCPSRTCQPDQFKCEDGNCIHGTRQCDGVRDCLDGTDEIRCKNVIQCSGSGKFKCRSGECIDANKVCNNQKDCKDGSDEPAKDCGVDECLVNNGGCSHRCLNLPIGYECECPAGFELIDRKTCGDIDECQNPGICSQICVNLKGGYKCECSKGYQMDQSTGVCKAVGREPCLIFTNRRDIRRVGLERKEYIQLVEQLRNTVALDADIEGQNLFWADTNQKAIYRASMDIRDRIGHHMKVVEGLHTPAAIAVDWIYKNIYWADVGLKTISVSNFSGSKKRVLFGTDLKDPSSIAVDPISGFIYWSDWGEDAKIEKAGMNGIDRQPLVTTDIQRPSGIVLDLVKGRLYWLDLKLHQLCSVDLNGQDRRIILKSPEFLAYPLALTIFEDRVYWIDGENEAIYGANKFTGEEIETLVNNLNDAQDIIVYHGIIQPTGKNWCNERLENGGCEYLCLPAPQISDRSPKYTCACPAGSELYDGRNCRKGSKAEEPTTVITGLHPDKALPGEGNGNNSLSEANTTAKGSSAAWAILPLLLLVMVATGAYLMWRNWQRKNMKSMNFDNPVYLKTTEEDLTIDIGRHSASVGHTYPAISVVNTEDDLS from the exons GAACAAGAACACTGTGTGAAGAGCGCCAATTCCAGTGTGGTAGTGGACGTTGTATTACTGAATTATGGCGCTGTGATGGGGATGAAGACTGTAGTGATGGATCAGATGAAAGCTCATGCA taaagaaaacctgtaaagAATCAGACTTTGTTTGCAACACTGGCCATTGTATTCCAGCACGATGGCTGTGTGATGGAGACCCAGACTGTGAAGATGCATCTGATGAGACATCAGAGTTGTGCC ACCTTAGGACCTGCAGGGAGACAGAGGTGAGCTGTGGGTCCCGTTCTACACAATGCATCCCCCGGTATTGGCTGTGTGATGGTGAACGTGACTGTGAAAGTGGAGAGGATGAAGAGAACTGCC GGAATGTGACCTGTAGTCCAGACGAGTTCACTTGCTCCAATGGTCGCTGTATTTCCAATAAATTTCACTGTAATGGTCACAGAGACTGTAGTGATGGGAGTGATGAAGTAAACTGCACTCCGCCGACATGTGGGGCTCACGAGTTTCAGTGCAAGAACTCTTCCTGTATACCCCTGAGCTGGGTATGTGATGATGATGCAGATTGTGCTGACCATTCAGATGAATCTCTAGAACAGTGTGGCCGCCAACCAATCCTTCCACAGAAGTGTACCCCCAGTGAGATTCCTTGTGGCTCTGGAGAGTGCATTCACAAGAAATGGCGCTGTGATGGAGATGCAGACTGCAAGGATAAGAGTGATGAAATGAACTGCC CATCTCGTACATGCCAGCCTGACCAATTCAAATGTGAAGATGGAAACTGCATACATGGCACTCGACAATGTGACGGTGTAAGAGACTGTCTTGATGGCACTGATGAAATCCGCTGTAAAAATG TCATTCAGTGTTCAGGTTCTGGTAAATTCAAGTGCAGATCTGGCGAGTGCATCGATGCAAATAAGGTTTGCAACAACCAGAAAGATTGCAAAGATGGCAGTGATGAACCTGCAAAAGACTGTG GTGTAGATGAATGTTTGGTTAATAATGGTGGCTGCTCTCATCGCTGTCTGAACTTGCCAATCGGTTATGAGTGTGAGTGCCCAGCTGGATTTGAACTGATCGACCGAAAAACATGTGGtg ATATTGATGAATGTCAAAATCCAGGGATTTGCAGTCAAATATGTGTCAATCTGAAGGGAGGCTACAAGTGTGAGTGCAGCAAAGGGTATCAGATGGACCAATCCACAGGAGTGTGCAAGGCAGTAG GTAGGGAACCATGTCTCATATTCACAAACCGCAGGGATATCCGTAGAGTTGGACTTGAACGAAAGGAATATATTCAGTTGGTGGAGCAATTACGAAATACTGTTGCCCTGGATGCAGATATTGAAGGACAGAACTTGTTCTGGGCTGACACAAATCAAAAGGCAATATATAG AGCTTCAATGGATATTCGTGACCGAATAGGACACCATATGAAGGTTGTAGAAGGCCTGCACACTCCTGCAGCCATTGCTGTTGACTGGATCTACAAGAACATTTATTGGGCAGATGTTGGTTTGAAGACCATCTCTGTGTCCAATTTCAGTGGCTCCAAGAAAAGAGTCCTATTTGGCACAGACTTAAAGGATCCATCATCCATAGCTGTTGATCCAATATCTGG ATTTATCTACTGGTCAGACTGGGGAGAGGATGCCAAAATTGAGAAGGCAGGAATGAATGGCATAGACAGACAGCCACTGGTTACAACAGATATCCAGCGTCCGAGCGGCATTGTTTTGG atttGGTAAAGGGCCGTCTCTATTGGCTTGACCTGAAGCTGCACCAACTCTGTAGTGTTGATCTTAATGGTCAGGACCGCCGGATCATATTAAAATCGCCTGAATTCTTGGCATATCCTCTTGCCCTTACAATTTTTGAG GATCGTGTTTACTGGATTGATGGTGAAAATGAAGCCATCTATGGTGCAAACAAGTTTACTGGAGAAGAGATTGAAACCTTGGTCAATAACTTAAATGATGCTCAAGACATTATAGTTTACCATGGGATCATACAACCTACAG GAAAGAACTGGTGTAATGAGAGACTAGAAAATGGAGGCTGTGAGTATCTGTGTTTACCTGCTCCACAAATAAGTGATCGCTCTCCCAAATATACTTGCGCATGTCCTGCTGGTTCAGAGCTTTATGATGGCCGAAACTGCAGAAAag gtAGTAAAGCTGAGGAACCTACTACTGTCATTACAGGTTTACATCCTGATAAAGCACTTCCAGGGG aaggTAACGGTAATAATTCACTAAGTGAAGCAAATACTACTGCCAAAGGCTCTTCTGCAGCTTGGGCTATTCTTCCACTCC tattaCTGGTGATGGTTGCCACAGGAGCTTATTTAATGTGGCGGAACTGgcaaaggaaaaacatgaaaagcatGAATTTTGATAATCCAGTCTACTTGAAAACCACAGAAGAGGACCTCACAATAGATATTGGAAGACACAGTGCCAGTGTGGGACATACATACCCAGCA ATATCTGTTGTAAATACAGAAGATGATCTGTCATGA